The nucleotide window TAAGTTCTGTCGTTTCCATATTTCCCggcaattttgaatttggaactgttcaatattcgaatgtgtttaaattttgaatctcaaaacagttgaaagaATTAGGattaatgctattgtttagtCACAGCGTCGATTGGAATCTGTCAGGTTACGTACGAAAATGAATCTTTAGAAGAGGCCTGACACGGCTTCAGTGTTTTGAAGAGCTAACATctgtgttcagtgatgaagccccatgtctgcggactgtcgaacgctggtatttagaattccagCGTGGACATACTAGTGTTAGTGACAAATTTCGCGAAGGACGCCCAAAATCCGCATTCACTGAAGATAACATCATTGCTGTGAGACAACTAATTCTCGAAGATCGTTACGTGACGTATCGAGAGATGGAAGCTCTATTAGGCATCTCAGAGACAACCATTCAGAAGATCATGAAAGCATGAAGCATGAAGCGCTTGGTGTGAGAAAGCTAGTTTGCCATTGGGTACCGCATCTGCTTTCCGACGATCACAAGGCGGTcagatggtgtaagaaaactctGCAAAGGTTCAACCGAGGAGAGTCAAATCACGTCTACGACATCATCAGTGGTGACGAATCTTGTATCTATGCCTACGATCCTGATTCCAAGCAACAATCTACAATCTGGGTCTTTCAAGACGAGCCAAAGCCAACTAAAGTTATTCGTTCTCGAAGCACTTCAAAAAAGATGGTGGCCACGTTCGTTAGAAAAACCGGCCATGTTGCGACTATTGCACTTGAAGATCGTAGAACGGTTAACGCAGAGTGGTATACCATAGTTTGTTTACCACAACTCATCGCCGAACTTCGAAAATCTAACTCAAAGAGACGCATCATCCTgcaccacgacaacgcaagctcaCACAGCACTCGTCAAACGATTGAGTTTTTGAAGCAggaaaaagtagaaattcttgACCATCCTCCATACATCATGACCTAAGCCCTAacgatttttttacatttcctaaaattaagaaaagtcttcGTGGTCAAAGGTTCCAGTCGGGTGAAGAAGCAGTCGAAGCtttcaagtcagccattttgaacacgcccactttagagtggaataaatgttataataactggtttgagcgaatggaaaagtgtattaagcCACGTGGTGAatactttgaaaaacaataaaaagtactctAATTttctagttgtgttttttttcttcaaatgacaaaacttaaaaggcatgcctcgtaTATCTGTTTGAGACTGATAAAGAGATAAATTGTTTGACTAATCACCATGAAAAAtggtacatatatgtatgtatttttttatggagGAGGTTTTTATACTATTCATATGTTTTGACTCACTCTTAGATGATTCTGCTGCACTTTATATCATTCAACCTATCACCACAAATTTGACATAAACAGACTGGACAACATCTGCCAAGTTTTGCTGCTAtagtattaacaaaaattaatatgaaattcttACCtgcaaaaacatttacaaatatagCCTTTACTTTGGGGTCAGATTCCAAAATTCTTAATGCTGCTGATACTTGTGACTGCCCAACACCACCACCCAGGTCCAGGAAGTTTGCTGGTCTTCCTCCACTTAACATTATAAGATCCATGGTGGCCATAGCCAGGCCAGCACCATTAACCATACATCCAATGCTACCATCCATATCTATGTAAGTTAAATTAAGGGCTGCTGCTTCcctctgaaaatatttttatttggtattttatgttccaattaattattacattttagtaCTCTTTCATTTGGACTATAATCTgtgttactaaatatataaaatttttaattgtatttaaacatttaataaatactaatttctgATGTATTGTTTTGTGGTTAAGCCTTGATCAgtcattgtattaaaataaaattgtagaaaTGTTATTTATCTCATTTACTTATagtgtaattaataatactcaTTTCTCATATTACAACACGAAACATCTGTTTTTGATACTTGAATGCTTTATATTTTGACATAAGTTGCATAGTctattattatgtattcaaCGTGACttgataaattatacaataacacATTACTGTTGATAAGATTGATACTCACAGTAATACCTACATTAAAAGTTTGTCATTTTTGCTTAAAGCATACATGATAAGTGATTGcccttgtttatttaaaatatattgtgtccAATTCAGATAAGCCATATTATATTCATAGTGATaagttataattatcaaatctatcatatatttatatgtattcatATGTGCAAAATCTATTACAtatcttcttttttatatttgtgtaaaaattaTACACTAAATTGGCACAAATaaccttattataattaaaaaataaaataaatttacttctcTAGGATCTGTTTCAGATGTATCATCTAAAGCAAATATATCTTGTTGCCGGAACTGAGCATTgtcatcaaaattaatttttgcaTCAACTGCAACTACCCTTCCATCATCAGTCTCAACTAAAGGATTTATTTCAAGTTGAGTTGCATCAAcctaaaaagataattaatgaGTGCATAACATTAACCAATATTTTCAGAATGCTGTATTTGTTAAATCTTTACTTACTTTAAGGAATAATTGccataatttctttatttcatcagcacatttgtttattaaaggGCCTTTGAATTCTAAAAATTCAGCTACCTCTTTAGCAACTTTATCAGTTATACCTTCATGGATATCAATGGGTACTGTCTTAAGCAAGTGTGGGGTTTTTTCAGCTACAGCCTCTATGTCCATACCTCCAGCAGGCGAAGCAACAAGAGCGGCACCATTATAAGTCCTTTCCATTACAATACTTAAGTATGTCTCCCGTTTAATGTTAACACTTTCTGCTACCATTACCTTATCTACAAGAATTCCCTCTTTGGGCGTCTGCTTCGTAATAAGTTTATGTCCAATCATATTTTTGGCTAAATTAAGTATTTCCTTTGGATTTTTAGTTAAGTGAACTCCTCCTTTAAAGCCATTATCAAAGTGACCTTTTCCGCGGCCACCAGCTAAAATTTGTGCTTTTACTACATATTCTTCAGCCTTGAAATCTAATAACGATTTTGGATCCAAAGAAGAATCAAGCAGGCGAAAATTTTGTATAGACACTTGATGCTTTCGTAATAAGTCTTTACTATGATATTCCTGGAGATTTAAATGTCTTCGACTAATTACTCGTGGGCAATATTTTTGGGTTAATGTCCGTAATACTTTGAAGTTCTTAGTTTTGGTTAAAGCAGCCATAGTTAGTTGTGAAATGAAgggtttttttaatatcactaGATGGCACCCACTAGTGTACTTTGCGTTATACTCagattatagatatttattataataatatgaagttCAAAAGTCACTTATACAGTAAAACTTACATAGCTAATCACTATCTATAACAGTCGGCACCTGCCACCTGTTCAATTGACAGTTGACATCTTCAAAATGATTGATGGAAATCGATAGGATTTACGAAGCTAACCACAAAGTAATAAtccatatttaattacataagatCTGCGTGAAATAGGAATTGTTCATAATAATCTTTTGAACTAAATTTTTCTTACATCCGACTGAATGAATTTGCTACAAAGAATCGTCTATGCTCAGTAAAGAAACCTGAAGCATTGATTGTTAGTTTCTATAGTTAATCTGTGCATAATGCATCAcagagaaaataataaataaaaacaaaatatatattttttaaactgacgAATTTCGATTTCGGCGTTACGTTCACAGAATACTTAGGTATCTAATGACTTCGTTCTAGTTACGTCGTCATTTGAGATTATCTTGTCAGTACTCgtattgacattaaaataacctaaaaatattgtcaattatTATAACCTTAACAACTCAACTTTAAGGAAACAAAGTAATTAAGTAGATATCATGATGTGTGATAATGCAATTAAAGTTGGtgaatatattgttatacaaaAACACAACtataaaaagttacataaaTTCAATAAACCAAATTCAACTGTAAATTTAGGAAaagatacaataaatttaagtgGAATAGAAGGATGTcagtatttttcaatatttaagatGATAACTAAGGGTACAAAAAGGTGTAAAGAATATGACTTAGAATTATCCAAAGAAGCAGTTAATTTGGCACaagaaataagtttaaaaacatCAGGCATTGACAACAGAAATATTTACGATGATGGCAGATCACAAAAACTATCGGCTACTGAAATTAGTGAACTCAAGAGTGATTCCACAAGTGCATCAGAAATAGTTGaaactttaataacaaattcaaaCACATTTCACAATAAAACTGAATTTTCACaagctaaatatttaaaaaagaaagaaaagaaatattttgaatacattCAAATCTTGAAACCAAATCTCCGGAatattactgaaatattatacaaattagaTCCAAGCAAGGTACAGGGTGTGCGGATAGATACTTTGTCCCAAATTATGACATTATCAAATATTAGTAGTGAAGGTAATCATTTACTTTATGATTCAGGTTCTAATGGTCTTCTTGCTGCTGCCTTATTAAGTGCAATGGGGCCACAAAGTAATGGGCGATTGGTACATATGCATCCTGGAAATATGTCTCAGAAACAGGCATTGTTAGCTATGAACTTTACTTCTGATCAATATAACAAATGTGTATCAGTTAATGTGTATTCAGTCTTGAGACAAGTGTACCAAGGCTCTGATACTAATTCAGCAGATTACACtgcaaaaaaaataactaacctGAAAAGAAAAGCACCAGAAAATATAGAATATGAAAGTAAATTGCACAAGTTAGAGGAGTTAGGTACCATTAGTGATGGCAATCTAAATAAGGAACACAGTGACATTAAGGAAAGGAATGAAATGGTGGAAAACAAGGAAGTGAAGGAAAATAGtgaagtgaaggaaaacaatgaGATTGAGGAAACATCACCGAAGAAACCAAAATGGCACTTTGATAATATAACAGCTTCAGAAATTTTATCACAGAAAGTCGACTCTTTAGTAATAGTATGTAAAGAAGAccctcaaaatatatttatggaacTCATGACTTTTGTGAAGCCTGGACGaccttttgttatttattacaatgtagCTGAACCActgcaaaatttatatatgacaCTTAAGTCTTTAAGTAATATTGCTGCTTTAAGATTAACCAACAATTGGATGAGGAATTATCaggttgattattttattttagtatttatttcgactttatattatttacacctACCCCTACAACTCACACATGAGGGGCA belongs to Nymphalis io chromosome 2, ilAglIoxx1.1, whole genome shotgun sequence and includes:
- the LOC126779182 gene encoding succinate--CoA ligase [GDP-forming] subunit beta, mitochondrial, with the protein product MAALTKTKNFKVLRTLTQKYCPRVISRRHLNLQEYHSKDLLRKHQVSIQNFRLLDSSLDPKSLLDFKAEEYVVKAQILAGGRGKGHFDNGFKGGVHLTKNPKEILNLAKNMIGHKLITKQTPKEGILVDKVMVAESVNIKRETYLSIVMERTYNGAALVASPAGGMDIEAVAEKTPHLLKTVPIDIHEGITDKVAKEVAEFLEFKGPLINKCADEIKKLWQLFLKVDATQLEINPLVETDDGRVVAVDAKINFDDNAQFRQQDIFALDDTSETDPREREAAALNLTYIDMDGSIGCMVNGAGLAMATMDLIMLSGGRPANFLDLGGGVGQSQVSAALRILESDPKVKAIFVNVFAGIVNCATVAKGIVAACKENPPKHPLVIRLEGTNSAQAKIILEESGMPFKIINDADVAAKTAVKLAQ
- the LOC126779174 gene encoding tRNA (adenine(58)-N(1))-methyltransferase non-catalytic subunit TRM6 — translated: MMCDNAIKVGEYIVIQKHNYKKLHKFNKPNSTVNLGKDTINLSGIEGCQYFSIFKMITKGTKRCKEYDLELSKEAVNLAQEISLKTSGIDNRNIYDDGRSQKLSATEISELKSDSTSASEIVETLITNSNTFHNKTEFSQAKYLKKKEKKYFEYIQILKPNLRNITEILYKLDPSKVQGVRIDTLSQIMTLSNISSEGNHLLYDSGSNGLLAAALLSAMGPQSNGRLVHMHPGNMSQKQALLAMNFTSDQYNKCVSVNVYSVLRQVYQGSDTNSADYTAKKITNLKRKAPENIEYESKLHKLEELGTISDGNLNKEHSDIKERNEMVENKEVKENSEVKENNEIEETSPKKPKWHFDNITASEILSQKVDSLVIVCKEDPQNIFMELMTFVKPGRPFVIYYNVAEPLQNLYMTLKSLSNIAALRLTNNWMRNYQILPERTHPEVMMNGSSGFLLSGYILK